In Afipia carboxidovorans OM5, the sequence GGTCTGCGGCGCGGTCTGCGCGGCGGCCGCCTGCGCGGGCATCACCTGCACGGTGCCGTCGCCGTTGACGATGGCGTTGGTCGGCTGACCGTCCGGGCCGGACGGGCCCGCGATCATGGCGGTGTTGACGCCGCCCTTGCCCTCGGGACCCGCATAGGTCGCCTCGAGATCAATGATGTCGCGCAGGAAAATCTTGCCTTCGTTGAGTTCGTCGCGCCAGATGATGATCGCTTGGAAGGTCAGCGGGCTTTCGCACAGCCCCGCGATCATTGCTTCGCGGCCGGCCTCGATGCGCTTGGCGATCGCGATTTCACCTTCGCGCGACAGCAATTCCACCGTGCCCATCTCGCGCAGATACATGCGGACGGGATCGTCGGTGCGCTCGCCGGGCTCGGACTTCTTGGTTTCGGTGACGGCCTTGGAGGTGACCTCGACAAGCTCGTTGTCGGTGTCGTCGTCAGCCTCGTCCTTCTCTTCTTCCTCGTTGTCGGCTTCGTCGGACTCGGAGACGTTGATGCCCATGTCGGAGAGCATCGCCATGATGTCCTCGATCTGCTCGGGCGAGGTCGTGTCGGAGGGCAGCACTTCGTTGAGCTGGTCGAAGGTGACGAAGCCGCGCTTCTTCGCCTGCTTGATCATCTTCTTGACGGCGGCGTCGGAGAGATCGAGCAAGGGCGACGGCGCGTCGGCGGAATCCTTTTCGGGCGTCTCGGCAGCCTTCTGTTCTTTTTCCTTATCCTTGACCGCTACCGTCTTCGCCTTGGTGGCCATTCTGTCGCTCCTGAAACGCACGCCGCGCGTAAGATTATGCCTCGCGCGAAATTCGTAATTGTGCCCCGCACCGGCCGAGGAGCCGCGCGGTTCTCATCAACGGGCTGACACACAAAAGGTGGCGCGCACCCTGCGCCACCCTTTGATCTGTCCTACGATCGAGCCGCCGTTTTGGCCCACAGGCCGTTAATCTTCGATTAACCCTGTATTTGCGGGTAAATCCTCGTTTTGGCGAGTCTTTTTCGCAAAGGCCCAGTTCCTCGACCTGAGTTCCTCCGCGCTATCCTTCCAGCCCGTCAGGCGCGGAACCGCCCCGACGATTCGCCGAATCCCTCGATCAGCGCCTCAAGCCCATCCGCCGCCGCAAGCCGTGCTTTGACATCCTGCAGCCAGGCGACATGCGCCTCGGTGTTCTCGTGCCCAAGTGCCTGTTCGGCATCCTTTAATTCCCTAAGTAGGGCGTGCGACTGCCGATGCAAGGCAACAAGCTGGTGCCAGGTCGCTAAAACATCCTCGCGGGCGGCACCGGCTTCAGCGCCCCACACGTTGCGGGTCGTCAGTGTACTCTCAACCATTTGAATTTGCTTTGAAAAACCATTTCGTGCCAGCCAGTCGGCAATCCGGCTGCGCTCCGCCTCGGAATCGTCGGTCGCGCCATATTGGGCAAACGCCGCGATAATGCCTTCGCGCAATTTCACCGAATCCGGGTGGGCGAGCTCGAGTTTTGCCGCTTCCTCAAGGTGATCCTGCAAAAGCCAGGGGTGATTGAGGAGCGATTGCAGGATCAGCGCCTCGCGGCGCGACAGCGTGCTGCGCTGGCCGCGGATCAGCGGCGAGTTCGCAAGCTGCGGGCTCATCGCCTGATAAGGCCCCCGGCCAAGCGCAAACGCGGCTGTGGACAGCCCGCCCCGCCCCCCCGGCCGCATGGCGGAACCTGGCCCATTCCGCGCCGGAAAGCGGCGTGCTGATTCGTTGCGGAAGCCGTTTCGCGGCCCGCCATAGCCGCCCCCCGTCCCCGTCGTCTCGGGCGCGAACATCCGGCGCAGCCGCTCGGCAAAATCCTGCCGATAATAGCGCCGCACCACCTCGTCGCCGATCTCGCGCATCAGGTCGCCCAGCCGCGCCTCGAGCGCCGCGCGCCGCTCCGGCGTTGCGAAGTCCACACCTTCAGTCGCCATCGCCCACACCACATCCGCAAGCGGACGGGCGGCAGCGAACACTTCATCGAGCGCGGCGCGGCCGCCGCTGCGCGCAAGGTCGTCAGGGTCCTGCCCTTCCGGCATCATCGCAAAGCGCAGGCTCTTACCGGGCTTGAGATGCGGCAGCGCAAGCGAGGCTGCACGCAACGCCGCGCGCTGGCCCGCGCCGTCGCCATCGAAACACAGCACCGGCTCATCCGCCATCCGCCACAACAGCGCGAGCTGGTTCTCGGTCAGCGCGGTGCCGAGCGGCGCCACCGCGCCGGGAAAGCCCGCGCCGACCAGCGCGATCACATCGACATAACCTTCAGCGACGATCACCGGCGCGCCGTCACGTACCGCCTGCCGCGCCATCGCCTGATTGTAGAGATTGTCGCCCTTGTGGAAGAGCACACCGTCGGCGGAGTTCAGATATTTCGCCGGGGCATCCTTCTCCATCGCGCGGCCGCCGAACGCGATGATGCGGTTGCGCTGATCGGTAATCGGAAACATCACGCGATCGCGGAAGCGATCGTAGGGGACAGGAATGTCGTCGCCG encodes:
- the dnaG gene encoding DNA primase, whose translation is MRFTPQFLEDLRARLPVSEVVGKRVKLKRAGKEWKGLSPFHQEKTPSFTVNDQKGFYHDFSSGKHGNIFDFIMETEGVGFVEAVERIAAMAGVALPAVTPDAARHEQRRKTLYEVMELAAKFFADTLTSRSGARARGYLADRGISGATQLQFRMGYAPPDRFALKEHLGGLGVSVDDMIEARLLSAGDDIPVPYDRFRDRVMFPITDQRNRIIAFGGRAMEKDAPAKYLNSADGVLFHKGDNLYNQAMARQAVRDGAPVIVAEGYVDVIALVGAGFPGAVAPLGTALTENQLALLWRMADEPVLCFDGDGAGQRAALRAASLALPHLKPGKSLRFAMMPEGQDPDDLARSGGRAALDEVFAAARPLADVVWAMATEGVDFATPERRAALEARLGDLMREIGDEVVRRYYRQDFAERLRRMFAPETTGTGGGYGGPRNGFRNESARRFPARNGPGSAMRPGGRGGLSTAAFALGRGPYQAMSPQLANSPLIRGQRSTLSRREALILQSLLNHPWLLQDHLEEAAKLELAHPDSVKLREGIIAAFAQYGATDDSEAERSRIADWLARNGFSKQIQMVESTLTTRNVWGAEAGAAREDVLATWHQLVALHRQSHALLRELKDAEQALGHENTEAHVAWLQDVKARLAAADGLEALIEGFGESSGRFRA